In Streptomyces longhuiensis, the following proteins share a genomic window:
- a CDS encoding 2Fe-2S iron-sulfur cluster-binding protein has translation MTDEHNHGGHGGHQGGGWEPLPQGDYDADATAFVQLPEGGLPDVPLAAPGHGYVPPQITIAPGGPAATDPAATGVWVLPPDVTGAQVAPTGAGTGEVHWPEPAEHAEHVAPAAPEAMPSYGHGAGVTGQWNFSDVEHQAPPAHDQAGAGQAAQTGQWSIPVIAEGDLPDESGEFTTSSLAAQWGRTPPATLPGGAVAPWAAEEWAREPARGVPEDEFEPEFEPAIESDVAPEVAPEPAQGNASDIHAVRGVHGEPEPVGTADGEAHAFADVAAESAEGPVRVPTAEASEISEVAEVSEIPEVAEVSEIPEVAEVVEAPEVYAAPAVSDTSEVDEAPDVTEAAAPEDAAPDEPAPDAVVAPLHDDHPLASYVLRVNGTDRPVTGAWIGESLLYVLRERLGLAGAKDGCSQGECGACNVQVDGRLVASCLVPGATAAGSEVRTVEGLAADGQPSDVQRALAGRCAVQCGFCVPGMAMTVHDLLEGNPAPTELETRQALCGNLCRCSGYRGILDAVQQVVTEREATATGAATATDSTDSAGSTASAGDAGGEARIPHQAGPSATEGIQDGGLA, from the coding sequence GTGACTGACGAGCACAACCACGGTGGCCACGGTGGTCACCAGGGCGGCGGCTGGGAGCCGCTGCCCCAGGGTGACTACGACGCGGACGCCACCGCCTTCGTGCAGCTCCCCGAGGGCGGCCTGCCCGACGTGCCGCTGGCCGCGCCGGGACACGGTTACGTACCGCCGCAGATCACCATCGCGCCCGGCGGCCCCGCGGCCACGGACCCGGCGGCGACGGGCGTGTGGGTGCTGCCGCCCGACGTGACGGGCGCGCAGGTGGCGCCCACGGGCGCGGGGACCGGCGAGGTGCACTGGCCCGAACCCGCCGAACACGCCGAACACGTCGCACCGGCCGCTCCGGAGGCGATGCCTTCGTACGGCCACGGGGCCGGGGTGACCGGGCAGTGGAACTTCTCGGACGTCGAGCACCAGGCGCCGCCCGCCCACGACCAGGCCGGGGCCGGCCAGGCGGCGCAGACCGGGCAGTGGTCGATTCCGGTCATCGCCGAAGGGGATCTTCCGGACGAGTCGGGCGAGTTCACCACCTCGTCCCTCGCCGCGCAGTGGGGCCGGACGCCTCCGGCGACGCTGCCGGGGGGCGCGGTGGCGCCCTGGGCGGCGGAGGAGTGGGCACGGGAGCCTGCGCGGGGCGTTCCGGAGGACGAGTTCGAGCCCGAGTTCGAGCCGGCGATCGAGTCCGACGTCGCGCCTGAGGTCGCGCCGGAGCCGGCGCAGGGGAACGCAAGCGACATACACGCGGTACGCGGCGTGCACGGCGAACCCGAGCCGGTCGGGACGGCGGACGGCGAGGCACATGCCTTCGCGGACGTCGCCGCCGAGTCGGCGGAGGGGCCGGTGCGGGTGCCGACGGCCGAGGCTTCGGAGATCTCGGAGGTCGCGGAGGTCTCAGAGATCCCGGAGGTCGCGGAGGTCTCAGAGATCCCGGAGGTCGCGGAGGTCGTGGAGGCCCCGGAGGTCTATGCGGCTCCTGCGGTTTCTGACACTTCTGAGGTCGACGAAGCCCCCGACGTCACCGAAGCCGCCGCTCCTGAGGACGCCGCCCCCGACGAGCCCGCCCCCGACGCCGTGGTCGCCCCCCTCCACGACGACCACCCCCTCGCCTCCTACGTCCTGCGGGTCAACGGCACCGACCGCCCCGTCACCGGCGCCTGGATCGGCGAGTCACTGCTCTACGTCCTGCGCGAGCGCCTGGGCCTGGCCGGGGCCAAGGACGGCTGCTCGCAGGGCGAGTGCGGTGCCTGCAACGTGCAGGTCGACGGCCGCCTCGTGGCCTCCTGCCTCGTGCCCGGTGCCACCGCGGCCGGCAGCGAAGTGCGCACCGTGGAGGGCCTGGCCGCCGACGGGCAGCCCTCCGACGTGCAGCGCGCCCTCGCCGGCCGCTGTGCCGTCCAGTGCGGATTCTGCGTGCCCGGCATGGCGATGACCGTGCACGACCTCCTCGAGGGCAACCCGGCCCCCACCGAACTGGAGACCCGCCAGGCGCTGTGCGGCAACCTGTGCCGCTGCTCCGGCTACCGCGGGATCCTGGACGCCGTACAGCAGGTCGTCACCGAACGCGAGGCGACGGCGACGGGCGCGGCCACCGCGACGGACTCGACGGACTCGGCGGGGTCGACCGCCTCCGCGGGTGACGCCGGGGGCGAGGCCCGCATCCCGCACCAGGCGGGACCCAGCGCGACCGAAGGTATTCAGGACGGAGGCCTGGCGTGA
- a CDS encoding FAD binding domain-containing protein — MTTHATQAVTLPGSLDEAVAALAAMPAAVPVAGGTDLMASVNAGLLRPAALVGLGRISEIRGWQYQDGHALLGAGLTHARIGRPDFAALIPALAAAARAAGPPQIRNAGTLGGNIASAAATGDTLPVLAALEATLIIAGPGGARREVPVSHLLAGMEMLSPGELIGFVRVPLLHAPQTFLKATGRTGPGRALASVALVLDPARRGVRCAVGAIAPMPLRPLEAEQWVASLIDWDGERKLVPEALTAFGEYVAAACIPDAAPAPDGTQEQLPPAVLHLRRTVAALARRALGRALS; from the coding sequence TTGACCACGCACGCAACGCAGGCCGTGACGCTCCCGGGCTCGCTCGACGAGGCCGTGGCAGCACTCGCCGCCATGCCCGCCGCGGTCCCGGTCGCGGGCGGCACCGACCTGATGGCCTCGGTCAACGCCGGACTCCTGCGCCCCGCCGCCCTCGTCGGCCTCGGCCGCATCAGCGAGATCCGCGGCTGGCAGTACCAGGACGGTCACGCTCTGCTCGGCGCCGGCCTCACGCACGCCCGCATCGGGCGCCCCGACTTCGCCGCCCTGATCCCCGCGCTCGCGGCCGCGGCCCGCGCCGCCGGACCGCCCCAGATCCGTAACGCGGGCACCCTCGGCGGCAACATCGCCTCCGCCGCCGCGACCGGCGACACGCTGCCCGTCCTGGCCGCCCTCGAAGCCACCCTCATCATCGCGGGCCCCGGCGGCGCGCGGCGCGAGGTGCCCGTCTCCCACCTGCTCGCGGGCATGGAGATGCTCAGCCCCGGCGAACTCATCGGCTTCGTGCGCGTGCCGCTCCTGCACGCCCCGCAGACCTTCCTCAAGGCCACCGGCCGCACCGGCCCCGGACGCGCCCTCGCGTCCGTCGCGCTCGTCCTCGACCCCGCGAGGCGCGGCGTGCGGTGCGCGGTCGGCGCGATCGCGCCCATGCCGCTGCGGCCCCTGGAGGCCGAGCAGTGGGTGGCCTCGCTCATCGACTGGGACGGCGAGCGGAAGCTCGTGCCCGAGGCGCTGACCGCGTTCGGCGAGTACGTCGCCGCGGCCTGCATCCCCGACGCCGCCCCGGCCCCGGACGGCACCCAGGAACAGCTGCCGCCCGCCGTACTGCACCTGCGGCGCACGGTCGCCGCGCTGGCCCGACGTGCACTTGGGAGGGCGCTGTCGTGA